AAGCAGATGCGGACGGAAGTGGACGTGCTGACGTTGACGGCCACCCCCATCCCGCGAACGCTTTACATGAGTTTGGCCGGCCTCCGCGACATCAGCATGATCAACACCCCGCCCGACGAGCGTTTGCCGATCATCACTCACGTCGGCCCCTACAACGAGCGCGCCGTGCGCCAGGCCATTCTGCGCGAACTGGATCGCGGTGGGCAAATCTTCTTCGTCCACAACCGGGTGCAGTCCATCAACATCGTCAAACACAAACTGGAGAAGCTCGTGCCGGAGGCCCGCCTCGGCGTCGGCCACGGCCAGATGAACGAACACGAACTTGAACGGGCCATGACGGCTTTCACCCAGGACGAGATAGACGTTCTGCTCTGCACGTCCATCATCGAAAGTGGCCTCGACATCCCCAACGCCAACACCCTGATCGTGGATCGGGCCGACACGTTTGGCCTGGCCCAGCTCTACCAACTTCGCGGGCGCGTGGGGCGCGGGGCCAACCGCGCTTACGCCTACTTCTTCCACGACAAGCACCACCGCATGACGCCCGAGGGCCGCCAGCGGCTCGAAACCATTGCCGAGCAAACCGAACTGGGCGCGGGCTACAGCATTGCCATGCGCGATCTGGAGATGCGGGGCGCGGGCGACATTCTGGGGCCGCGCCAGCACGGCCAAATCGCCGCCGTCGGCTTTCACCTTTACACCCGGCTGTTGGCCCAGGCTGTCAAGCAACTCAAAGCCGGCGGCCGCGCCAACGGCAGAGACAAGCCGCTCGACTTCGACCTCAGCCTGACCACCGTAGACCTGCCCCTCCCGGCTTCCATTCCGTCGGATTATGTGCCCGACCGGAGTTTGCGCTTGAAACTTTACCGGCGGCTGGCCGAGATCAAAGATGAAGCGGGACTGGACGAGATCGCGGCGGAACTGGCCGACCGGTTTGGGCAACCGCCGAGGCCGGTGGAGAGTTTGTTGTTTTTGATTCGCGTCAAACTATTGGCCTACAAAGCCGGCATTGAAGGCGTTGCCAGCGAAGACGGGCAGATTGTCTTGCGAAGCCGGTTGTGGGAAAGCGACGAAGGCCGGGCCAGCGTGAGCGGCGCGCTCGGCCCCGGCACGCGCATGAGCAAAGGCAAGGCCTGGTTGCCTCGCGCTTCAGATGAGGCGCGAAACCGCGAAGCGTGGCGCGAGCAGTTGGTTAGCGCACTGGAATCGTTGGGGAAGGTTTTTGTTGAGGGCTAAATATTTTGGTCTTTAAGCAACTTCGACCTGAATAACCACACTGACGCCTACGCCAAGATTTTCCGATTTTTGAACGCTCTTTTTAATGGGCACAAGATAGCGACCCTCTTTTGGGAAAACAGAGTATCGAGAGACACTCATGACGAGCATGCGCGTCGGCGCAGCAGCGGCTCGCGAATCGCCTTTGCATCCAGCTTGCTTGCACCGAGAAAAGTGACGAAGCGCGAAAACCCGCAAGCCAATGCCTCCGCAAATGCCTCATCTTTGCCGAGGGCCTTACCCTCCAACCACAAGCCCAGGATGACGAACGTGTTGGTCGTCCGGTCGAGTTTGCTGTCGAATCGCGCGACGAGCCGGTCGCCCCACAAAATCGGCAATGTGTAGTAGCCGAACCGGCGCTGGTGCTTTGGCTTGTACACCTCCCACACGTAGTCGAAGCCGAATAAAACTTTGGCTCGCCCGCGTGCGCTGACGTGATCGAGCGGTGCGAGAAAGACGACCTCTTCAGTCGTGGTCGTCTCCAACGGCGTCCACGCCTTCGGCACGCGCCCGGCACTCAAATCGTGTAGCACCTTGGCGTCGCTATTGAGCGCGTAATGCACCGCCTTCCAGCCCTCCACCTGTACCTCGATGATGTCGCCGTCAGCCAACATCGCCTCGAGTATCTGCTTGGCTTTGCTAAATGGCACGCCGCGTTGCCACGAATCACTCGTGCGGTTTAGCCGCGACAGGCCGGAGAAGCTGACCTCCTTTTTGATCAAGAAGCGGTCCGCTTCGGCCTCGTCGCTTTCGCGAATGAGATGCGCCGGCGCGACCGCTTCCGTGAGTGCGTATACGCGCTCGAAGTTCTCGCGGTGGTGCGTCATCACTTCTCCGGTGCGCCACAAATAATACAAAGCTAACGTGCTGTCCTTGCGCCCGCGATAACTTTGCGTCCGTGTCCGCGTTGCCATCTCGAAGTCGCGGTTGTTCACGATGCCGCGCTCGTGCAAAATGGTTCGCATTTCGACGATGGCCTCGGCGTGGTCGCGGGCCATTTTGTGGATTCGCGTGTCAACATCAGGCCCACGATCCCGCTCGCGGCGCATGACCACGCGCCAGTACGGCAGTTCGTCCATCGGTCGGGTAGCCAGCCAACCACCCCAGTCAAAGAACTTGCGCTTCTGGTAGGCCACATCCTCCCACATGCCGGGCCGGTAATCGAGCACGCGGCTGTGCAGTGTAATGTCATGGCTGCGAGCGATGATTTGCAACGGGTCGAGTTGCAGGTACTCCATCGCGCGCATGGCCTGCTCCGTGCCCTTGAGGCCGCGCCAGCGCCGCCCGGGCCACAAGCCCTGCTTGCCGAGGATGAAGCGACGGGCGGTGTCAATGTTGATGGTCAGCATGATGGCCTATGGAGCGCCCAACGGCAGGCGTCAGCGGAACGGAGGGCGAAGCCAAATCCGCTGCATGCAGGGTTGGGCCGCCTGTTACGGTTCAGCAGGCATAGTCAGATTATGACCTGAGAAAAGATAGCCGCTTTCGCCATACATCATTCGCCGACGGGCCAATCCAGATCAGGTGAGTCTCTGACGCCACTTCGTAAAGTTCACAAGTCGCCACGTCGTTAGCCACTCGCCGGGCGTTCTTCGGTGACACGGTTTTGTCATTGGGCGAATACATGACTAAAACCGGCTTGGTAATTGCAGCCAAGTCCGTCACCCGGTGTTCAATGTCATTCATAAACCCCGTTCCTGACTGGGACGTTTGGATCATACGTGTGATAAAGGCCAAGTCGCGTGGGCTGAGCCGCTTAACGACCGCGTCAACATTGAGAACAGTTAGATCATGCATCAAGGCTTTGATCACCATGGTTGGAAAGAGTTTCACCATCATGTGCATGGCTACCCAAGTGATCTTTTCGACGCGTCCAAATACTAGGCGTGAGCGCCGCTTGGTTTGCTCATCCCAATCCGTCGCCATTGCAGACTCCAGGATCAGTTTGCGCGTCCGGTTCGGGTGCCGTTGCGTGAATGCCAGCGCGGTTGGGCCGGCGGCGGAAATACCAATCACATCGACTGCAGGAATTTGAAGCGTATCGAGCAAAGCGGCGAGTGCATCCGCCGCTTCTTGTGCTGTTCTGCCCACGTCAGAGGGGGTGTCGTCATAGCCAGGACGTGAGGGCGTCAGAACTGAGAAACCATACTCTGTCAATTGTTCGTGTGAAAGCCGACTCTCGCGGCTGCAGTGCCCGCCCATCAAGACAAGAACAGTCGGCCCGCTGCCTTCGAGGCGGTATTCAATCGGACCCTTTGCCGTTTGGGCGATAGTCTGTGGCATTGATGACTGTCCTGATTCGAGCACCTGTTTTAGCGGCCCAACGACCAGCATCAGCCGCGGGGCGGGCAACGCCAGACACTTTAGGTATTCTCGAAGTTCACCATCGAGACCGCAACCGCACTAACAACGCCTATACCAATCTGGCGCTGGTGCATGGTCACTGCCATGATTTGATTCACGCCGGAGCGTCGTATCTATGGACAAAGACCCGTTGACTGAAGAGCCGTGTGAGGCGAAAGCCTGCCCTGAGCTTGCCGAAGGGTCTCACGCACGGCCCGAAGGGGAGAAGTGGCGGCAGAGAGCGATCCCTCTGCCAACCATAACTTAGGCGCAAACCCAATGTTCAGAAAGTTGCAATTAGTTGAAGCATATTGCCTATGATAAAGAAAGTGACTCCCCACCATACGACAAATGCGCGCACTATTTCTTCACCTTCCAGCCTGCTTATTGCGAAGCCTATTATCTTAATAGGGAGAAGCAGAATTATTACCAGCAGTGGCGCGACTAGAAGTTTCAACACAAGAAAAGAAACCACTTGAGGCGACAAGGGTAGCCAGTAAAATGGAGTAATAAGTAGGGCGACGTGGATTGTTCGGATAGTACGCCAAAGCGAGATGCGCTGACTTCCGAAGACTTGCAAGAATAGCAATATCTTGCCGAGAATGTTTTGGTGGCTTTCCTTGCTGGCTTTGAGAGCCGCTGGCACGCGCATCAACAGGTTCATCAATAGAAGATTGACCAAAACCAACGCGCAATACAAGAGCACAAGGGCCGTAACGATGATGTAATAGTTACGGGAAAAAATTGACCAGATTACGATGAGAATAATAGCAATTGCCGTAAGTAGTCGAAGCAAAAGGTTCGCAAAACTTGGCGTTTCGAGTTCTATTCTTTCACGAATGCCATTGAGAAAAATCTGCGAGTTCCGAAAAACTGTCTCGAGACCAATTTCTATCCGGTTGAGCCGTTCGAGTCCAATCAATTCGGGCGCGAGCATGAAACCTGCAAGGAAGTTGAGAGTAATACCAATCCGATTCAACCAAGAACTATCATCCATTTGTGCTACAAGTATTTGTCTAATCAATTGCCGCGTGTTTAACGCGCCCAACGGCCAGCATAACCCGCAAGTGCGGGGCATTCCAGCCGACTATGATTTACGCGTTAGTGGCACTCGTCGGGTTCATGCAGTGTTGGGCCGCACCCATATTTATAAAGCCTGTCGCTGATTTATGCCATAGACGTTTGATGGAGAATCTACGACTGTTCCTTTTTGCGATGCTGTATCCAAGCCGTACTGAGTTCGTTCCA
This Chloroflexota bacterium DNA region includes the following protein-coding sequences:
- a CDS encoding alpha/beta hydrolase, translating into MPQTIAQTAKGPIEYRLEGSGPTVLVLMGGHCSRESRLSHEQLTEYGFSVLTPSRPGYDDTPSDVGRTAQEAADALAALLDTLQIPAVDVIGISAAGPTALAFTQRHPNRTRKLILESAMATDWDEQTKRRSRLVFGRVEKITWVAMHMMVKLFPTMVIKALMHDLTVLNVDAVVKRLSPRDLAFITRMIQTSQSGTGFMNDIEHRVTDLAAITKPVLVMYSPNDKTVSPKNARRVANDVATCELYEVASETHLIWIGPSANDVWRKRLSFLRS
- a CDS encoding DUF1905 domain-containing protein; its protein translation is MSVSRYSVFPKEGRYLVPIKKSVQKSENLGVGVSVVIQVEVA
- a CDS encoding YcaQ family DNA glycosylase, coding for MLTINIDTARRFILGKQGLWPGRRWRGLKGTEQAMRAMEYLQLDPLQIIARSHDITLHSRVLDYRPGMWEDVAYQKRKFFDWGGWLATRPMDELPYWRVVMRRERDRGPDVDTRIHKMARDHAEAIVEMRTILHERGIVNNRDFEMATRTRTQSYRGRKDSTLALYYLWRTGEVMTHHRENFERVYALTEAVAPAHLIRESDEAEADRFLIKKEVSFSGLSRLNRTSDSWQRGVPFSKAKQILEAMLADGDIIEVQVEGWKAVHYALNSDAKVLHDLSAGRVPKAWTPLETTTTEEVVFLAPLDHVSARGRAKVLFGFDYVWEVYKPKHQRRFGYYTLPILWGDRLVARFDSKLDRTTNTFVILGLWLEGKALGKDEAFAEALACGFSRFVTFLGASKLDAKAIREPLLRRRACSS
- a CDS encoding HNH endonuclease, with the protein product MTVLIRAPVLAAQRPASAAGRATPDTLGILEVHHRDRNRTNNAYTNLALVHGHCHDLIHAGASYLWTKTR